A window of the Planifilum fulgidum genome harbors these coding sequences:
- a CDS encoding PTS sugar transporter subunit IIB, whose protein sequence is MKILCVCGLGQGTSLILRMNVETVLKEMGITADVEHMDVSGASSMPADYIVTNSELAKSLGDRGVPVILVENYFDLDEIRTALKKHLGQ, encoded by the coding sequence ATGAAAATTCTTTGCGTGTGCGGATTGGGACAGGGAACCAGCTTGATCCTGCGCATGAACGTGGAGACCGTGCTGAAAGAAATGGGCATCACCGCCGACGTGGAGCACATGGATGTTTCCGGCGCATCGAGCATGCCCGCCGACTACATCGTGACCAACAGTGAACTGGCCAAGTCCCTGGGTGACCGCGGAGTCCCCGTCATCCTGGTGGAAAACTATTTTGATCTGGACGAGATCCGAACCGCCCTGAAGAAACATCTGGGTCAGTAA
- a CDS encoding PTS ascorbate transporter subunit IIC: MKVIQWLATNFFGIPAILLGLIVLIGLLVQKKTASQVISGTFKAIIGFLIISAGSGVIVDSLTVFEPMWKEVFNLKDTSLGEFMGQDRFIGKFGSAVTLAMTIGFLINVLLARFTRLKYIYLTGHMMFWTTTIFAGIVVQSSGNVPFGKLVLFLSIIMGLYWTIQPALTQPFMRKITGNDSIALGHTSASVALLGALAGRVFGNKENDSEKIRLPKGLEFLRDSNVITALTMGVLFFIGAMVIVFKNTPGANQLIRKAGDQDFVVYSIVQSFQFAGGIAIVLMGVRMFIGEIVPAFKGIATKIVPGAKPALDCPVVFPFAPNAVILGFLGAFVGAMLWLVIIGNTVGYIFVPTMIVLFFHSATAGVFGNATGGVRGALIGGFITSTVVAWGQFLMVRFLIGGTIPDTAMWAADSDMFILGPVIHFLAKLFF, encoded by the coding sequence ATGAAAGTGATTCAATGGCTGGCCACCAACTTTTTCGGCATCCCGGCCATCTTGCTGGGATTGATCGTGTTGATCGGTCTGCTGGTGCAAAAGAAAACGGCCAGCCAAGTCATCAGCGGAACCTTTAAGGCGATTATCGGTTTTTTGATCATCAGCGCCGGGTCCGGGGTGATCGTCGATTCCCTGACGGTCTTCGAACCGATGTGGAAAGAGGTGTTTAACCTAAAGGACACCTCCCTCGGAGAATTCATGGGCCAGGACCGCTTCATCGGAAAATTCGGCAGCGCGGTCACCCTGGCGATGACCATCGGTTTTCTCATCAACGTGTTGCTCGCTCGTTTCACAAGGCTGAAATATATCTATCTGACGGGACACATGATGTTTTGGACGACCACCATCTTCGCGGGCATTGTTGTCCAATCCTCCGGAAACGTTCCGTTCGGAAAACTGGTTTTGTTCTTGTCGATCATCATGGGCCTGTACTGGACGATCCAGCCGGCTTTGACCCAGCCCTTCATGCGAAAGATCACGGGGAACGACAGCATCGCCCTCGGTCACACCTCCGCCTCCGTCGCCCTCCTGGGAGCGCTGGCGGGGAGGGTGTTCGGCAATAAGGAGAACGATTCCGAGAAAATCCGGCTGCCGAAGGGCCTGGAGTTTCTGCGCGATTCCAACGTCATCACCGCGCTGACCATGGGCGTCCTGTTCTTCATCGGAGCGATGGTCATCGTTTTCAAGAACACCCCCGGAGCGAACCAACTGATCCGGAAAGCGGGGGACCAGGATTTCGTCGTCTATTCGATCGTGCAATCCTTCCAATTTGCCGGCGGCATCGCCATCGTGCTGATGGGGGTCCGGATGTTCATCGGCGAAATTGTGCCCGCCTTCAAAGGCATCGCGACGAAGATCGTTCCCGGAGCCAAACCCGCTCTGGACTGTCCGGTGGTCTTCCCCTTCGCGCCCAACGCGGTGATCCTGGGCTTCCTCGGCGCCTTCGTCGGGGCGATGCTCTGGCTGGTCATCATCGGCAACACGGTCGGTTATATCTTTGTTCCGACGATGATCGTCCTGTTTTTCCATTCGGCGACCGCCGGGGTTTTCGGGAACGCGACGGGCGGCGTGCGGGGGGCCCTGATCGGCGGGTTCATCACCTCGACGGTGGTGGCCTGGGGACAATTTCTCATGGTCCGGTTCCTGATCGGCGGCACCATTCCCGACACGGCGATGTGGGCCGCCGACTCGGATATGTTTATTCTCGGTCCCGTCATACACTTCTTGGCCAAACTCTTCTTCTGA
- a CDS encoding phosphotriesterase family protein has product MSFVRTLTGDIDPREMGFTYSHEHLVCTPPYWQERGEDDLLLDDKEKSKKDVLDFKRHGGQTIVDATAVDYGRHVEEVKAIAEETGIHVIGTAGFNKSFLWSAKIPEHLKRVIGRYETFHQWIDEASIHQLTEFVIREVEEGLEGTPYKGGQVKFGTGYNRITPLEVKTIRAVARAHHETKAPIHSHTESGTMALEQIEILREEGVDLSFVSFGHMDRNPDPYYHEQVARTGAYLSFDGIAKIKYGPESMRIDCILSLVEKGYEDQILISGDTARKSYYKHYDHGLGLGYIIAKWVPRLVDEANRRGLDGERLVRKFFIENPARCFAFKT; this is encoded by the coding sequence ATGAGTTTTGTGCGCACCCTGACGGGAGACATCGATCCGAGGGAAATGGGGTTCACCTACTCTCATGAGCATCTTGTGTGCACCCCGCCTTATTGGCAGGAGCGGGGGGAAGACGATCTGCTCCTGGACGACAAGGAGAAGTCGAAGAAGGATGTCCTGGATTTCAAACGGCACGGCGGCCAAACGATCGTGGATGCGACGGCGGTCGATTACGGCCGGCACGTGGAGGAAGTCAAAGCGATCGCCGAAGAAACCGGAATTCACGTGATCGGTACCGCCGGGTTCAATAAGAGCTTTTTGTGGTCGGCGAAGATCCCGGAACATCTCAAACGGGTGATCGGCCGCTACGAAACCTTTCATCAATGGATCGACGAGGCTTCGATCCATCAATTGACCGAGTTCGTCATCCGGGAAGTGGAAGAAGGGTTGGAGGGCACGCCCTACAAGGGCGGGCAGGTGAAGTTCGGAACGGGGTACAACCGGATCACGCCGCTGGAAGTAAAGACGATTCGCGCGGTGGCCCGCGCCCATCATGAAACGAAGGCGCCGATCCATTCCCACACGGAATCCGGCACGATGGCCCTTGAACAAATCGAAATTTTAAGGGAGGAGGGGGTCGACCTTTCCTTCGTCAGCTTCGGGCACATGGACCGCAATCCGGATCCCTATTACCACGAACAGGTGGCCAGGACCGGAGCGTACCTCTCCTTTGACGGGATCGCCAAGATCAAATACGGTCCGGAAAGCATGCGGATCGATTGCATTTTGTCGCTGGTGGAGAAGGGGTATGAAGACCAGATTCTGATCAGCGGCGACACCGCGCGGAAAAGCTACTACAAGCACTATGATCACGGATTGGGACTGGGGTATATCATCGCCAAGTGGGTGCCGCGCCTGGTGGACGAAGCGAACCGGAGGGGCCTCGACGGGGAGCGGCTGGTCCGCAAGTTTTTCATCGAAAACCCCGCCCGATGCTTCGCCTTTAAAACATGA
- a CDS encoding creatininase family protein → MLYEYLNSFDFQKAVRKAKHTALLPVGAVEAHGPHLPLGTDNLLAERLARRVAEQTGALQLPVIAYGQVWSLRRFPGSLNISNDTLIRLIVDIGRSLHFQGFRILAVINGHLGNNPALKEAARILYDEIRELKVYHFFYPGTRDVIREVRETPAAHATYFHACELETSYMLYLAEEYVDMERAIRDVPKFTEEADVTPTPWEEITETAVLGDATLATKEKGKKVIDAAVARMVELLQREQERMAESP, encoded by the coding sequence ATGTTATATGAGTATCTCAATTCCTTTGATTTTCAAAAGGCGGTCCGAAAGGCGAAACACACGGCACTGCTTCCGGTGGGGGCGGTGGAGGCCCACGGGCCCCATCTTCCCTTGGGGACGGACAATCTGCTGGCGGAGCGCCTGGCCCGGCGGGTGGCTGAACAGACCGGCGCGCTTCAGCTGCCCGTCATCGCCTATGGCCAGGTTTGGAGCCTCCGCCGTTTTCCGGGCAGCCTGAACATCTCCAATGACACCCTGATCCGATTGATCGTCGATATCGGCAGGAGCCTTCATTTCCAGGGGTTTCGCATCCTGGCCGTGATCAACGGCCACCTGGGAAACAACCCGGCGTTGAAAGAGGCGGCCCGAATCCTTTACGACGAAATCCGGGAACTGAAGGTGTACCACTTCTTTTATCCCGGGACCCGGGATGTCATCCGGGAAGTGCGGGAGACGCCGGCGGCCCACGCCACCTATTTTCACGCCTGTGAACTGGAAACCTCCTACATGCTTTATCTGGCCGAGGAATACGTGGACATGGAGCGGGCGATCCGGGATGTGCCGAAGTTTACGGAGGAGGCGGATGTGACCCCGACGCCCTGGGAGGAGATCACGGAAACGGCCGTGCTCGGCGATGCGACCCTCGCTACGAAGGAAAAAGGGAAAAAGGTGATCGATGCGGCGGTGGCCAGGATGGTGGAACTTCTGCAAAGGGAGCAGGAACGGATGGCGGAATCGCCGTGA